In the genome of Gloeotrichia echinulata CP02, one region contains:
- a CDS encoding PrsW family glutamic-type intramembrane protease: MTGKNARHNAFLRLVSGNGATFGSESRYSLLPSKEVVIGRDPSCQVVLDAMMYRMVSRRHAVVRPLSSSPDHKFSWLICDLDSANGTYLNGQRLQGCQELHPGDRISLGADGPQFVFEHESVSPATVMTKPAGHVPSAVNSQGQLKPDSVSFTQLFPIISTGKDLTRKAYLVPGILTVVFVVLMFATVGRPQANQVIVASYIAFAAYFFVYQLCGKQKPWWVIIPVALGTMVILLSPLLDFFIFVFRGVLPGKLPSEQDSITFTELLVRMFFGAGLMEELLKALPVLGAFLIGSLLRSPWRERIGVWEPLDGILLGTASAVGFTLLETLGQYVPDITQNVAQQAGVGAGQLVGLQLLIPRILGSVAGHMAYSGYLGYFIGLAVLKPRQAWQILPVGYVSAAALHALWNATGSINALLLVVVGVLSYAFLMAAILKARALSPTRSQNFATRFIDPK; the protein is encoded by the coding sequence ATGACAGGCAAAAACGCAAGACATAATGCATTTCTGCGGCTAGTGTCTGGTAATGGAGCAACCTTTGGGTCAGAATCTCGTTACTCATTGCTCCCCAGTAAAGAAGTAGTAATTGGACGCGACCCCAGCTGTCAGGTTGTCTTGGATGCCATGATGTATCGGATGGTATCTCGTCGTCATGCGGTGGTTCGTCCCCTCTCTTCCTCTCCAGATCACAAATTTAGCTGGTTAATTTGTGATTTAGATAGTGCCAATGGTACTTATTTAAATGGACAACGCTTACAAGGTTGTCAGGAATTACACCCAGGCGATCGCATTTCTTTGGGGGCTGATGGGCCACAATTTGTATTTGAACACGAATCCGTCTCCCCCGCTACGGTGATGACAAAGCCAGCAGGTCATGTTCCATCGGCGGTTAACTCCCAAGGACAATTAAAGCCTGACTCGGTTAGTTTCACCCAACTGTTTCCGATTATTTCCACTGGTAAAGATTTAACTCGTAAAGCTTACCTTGTACCGGGAATTCTTACAGTAGTATTTGTAGTGCTGATGTTCGCTACGGTCGGTCGGCCACAAGCAAATCAAGTAATTGTCGCCAGTTACATAGCCTTCGCTGCTTACTTTTTTGTTTACCAACTTTGTGGTAAACAGAAGCCTTGGTGGGTAATAATTCCTGTAGCTTTGGGCACAATGGTAATTTTGCTCAGTCCCCTATTGGATTTCTTTATTTTCGTATTTCGCGGCGTACTCCCTGGTAAATTGCCCTCAGAGCAAGATTCGATCACCTTCACAGAATTGCTGGTACGGATGTTTTTTGGCGCTGGCTTGATGGAGGAATTACTTAAGGCCTTGCCTGTATTGGGGGCATTTTTAATCGGTAGCCTTTTGCGTTCTCCTTGGCGGGAACGGATAGGCGTCTGGGAACCTCTAGATGGCATTCTCCTAGGAACCGCTTCTGCTGTAGGCTTTACTTTGCTAGAAACTCTCGGACAGTATGTGCCTGATATCACCCAAAATGTCGCTCAACAGGCGGGGGTAGGGGCTGGTCAATTGGTGGGTTTACAGTTGCTAATTCCCCGAATTTTAGGCTCAGTGGCCGGACACATGGCTTATAGCGGCTATCTGGGCTATTTTATTGGTTTGGCTGTTCTCAAACCCCGTCAAGCTTGGCAGATTCTCCCCGTAGGTTATGTTAGCGCCGCCGCACTTCACGCTTTGTGGAACGCTACCGGATCGATTAATGCTTTGTTGCTGGTGGTTGTTGGGGTGTTGTCTTATGCTTTTTTGATGGCAGCAATTCTCAAGGCCCGGGCTTTATCACCGACGCGATCGCAAAACTTTGCTACCCGTTTTATCGATCCCAAATAA
- a CDS encoding type II toxin-antitoxin system Phd/YefM family antitoxin, with protein sequence MTQITLSDLPETVQTLLNQAQKTGEPLTITQNGIPFAIISLIKKKSLLQTLSTLEPLDEDFTDVDEGLLPLDDIEFSK encoded by the coding sequence ATGACACAAATCACCCTTTCCGACCTCCCCGAAACCGTCCAAACCCTACTCAACCAAGCCCAAAAAACAGGCGAACCCCTCACTATTACCCAAAACGGTATCCCCTTCGCCATTATTTCGCTCATCAAGAAAAAATCCCTCCTCCAAACCCTTTCCACCCTTGAACCACTGGACGAAGACTTTACCGACGTGGACGAAGGATTATTACCATTAGATGATATTGAGTTTTCAAAATGA
- a CDS encoding nitrate reductase associated protein, giving the protein MSNFFEFEADFVDSLRCIPMQVRYKLDTCGIKLKLSDWSQMTVAEHLALVELPCTTPTEIQSYQDYLQALILQRSGTPAAKLPIEPEPAWMDSTTVPPSVQEKAQEIGVNLTPEKWASLNPLQRFALIKLSRSGHENKNFHKAIAEFHLI; this is encoded by the coding sequence ATGTCAAATTTCTTTGAATTTGAAGCAGATTTTGTAGACTCTCTCCGTTGCATACCCATGCAAGTACGTTACAAACTCGATACCTGTGGAATTAAGTTAAAATTATCTGATTGGAGCCAAATGACTGTAGCTGAACATCTAGCTTTAGTCGAATTACCTTGCACTACACCAACGGAAATTCAATCTTACCAAGACTATCTTCAGGCATTGATTTTACAACGCAGCGGCACACCAGCAGCAAAATTGCCCATTGAGCCTGAACCAGCATGGATGGACTCTACCACTGTCCCACCTAGTGTACAGGAAAAAGCTCAAGAAATCGGTGTTAACCTCACACCCGAAAAATGGGCAAGTTTAAATCCCTTACAGCGTTTTGCGCTGATTAAACTCAGCCGTTCTGGACATGAAAACAAAAATTTTCACAAAGCGATCGCTGAATTTCATCTGATTTAG
- a CDS encoding phosphate-starvation-inducible PsiE family protein, whose product MNKLSRKIIDILKKDEPFMHLIENLEVIVSKILSVFMVVVILLAVGDLAFFIFEELIYTQPGDFNKILFKIFGLFLNILIALEILENITGYLKKHVLQVELVIVTSLIAIARKIIILDLKATEGIEIIGLGIAILSLSISYLIIRTSNSR is encoded by the coding sequence ATGAATAAATTATCCAGAAAAATTATAGATATTCTCAAAAAAGATGAGCCATTTATGCACCTCATCGAAAATCTCGAAGTTATAGTTTCAAAGATTTTATCTGTGTTTATGGTGGTTGTCATCTTATTAGCAGTTGGAGATTTGGCATTTTTTATATTTGAAGAATTAATTTACACGCAACCAGGAGATTTCAACAAAATCTTATTTAAAATATTTGGTTTGTTTCTCAATATTTTGATTGCCTTAGAAATTTTAGAAAATATTACGGGATATTTGAAGAAACACGTTTTACAGGTTGAATTGGTGATTGTAACATCTTTAATTGCCATAGCTCGTAAAATTATTATTCTTGATCTAAAAGCAACCGAAGGAATTGAAATAATTGGTCTGGGAATCGCTATTTTATCTCTATCAATTAGTTACTTGATAATTCGCACCAGCAATTCTAGATAG